The Panicum hallii strain FIL2 chromosome 9, PHallii_v3.1, whole genome shotgun sequence genome has a window encoding:
- the LOC112873082 gene encoding uncharacterized protein LOC112873082, which yields MTSPVALVPPLDNEDLLSLILVHLPPLASSFSSPALVCKRWHRLVRDPGMSGIRIATAVRDLRRDGAGGMWWFVDCRHGRVLLRSRDWVDLLVWDPITGHRVLITVPDQVRAGASDCNAAVLCPSGATGCGGACRSSPFSSV from the exons ATGACCTCCCCGGTGGCCCTGGTGCCGCCGCTGGACAACGAGGATCTCCTCTCCTTGATCCTCGTCCACCTCCCGCCGCTGGCATCCTCCTTCTCCAGCCCCGCCCTCGTCTGCAAGCGTTGGCACCGCCTCGTCCGCGACCCG GGCATGTCCGGCATACGAATTGCCACCGCGGTGCGGGATCTCCGGAGGGACGGCGCCGGCGGCATGTGGTGGTTCGTCGACTGCCGCCACGGTCGCGTCCTTCTCCGCAGCCGCGACTGGGTCGATCTGCTCGTCTGGGATCCCATCACCGGCCACCGCGTCTTAATCACCGTCCCCGACCAGGTGCGGGCAGGCGCGTCCGACTGCAACGCTGCGGTCCTCTGCCCATCAGGCGCCACTGGCTGCGGGGGCGCTTGCCGCTCCAGCCCCTTCAGTTCAGTGTAG